The genomic DNA GATGACTGGGCTGTAAAATCCATATTATTTTGTTTAATGATAGGTGCATTTGTATATGTGATTGAAGCTACAGGTGGGGTTAATGGTATGGTGGAGTATTTAACAGAAAAGAGAAAATTAGTGAAATCAAAGATAGGTGCACAGTTATTGGCTTATTTACTTGGAGTTTTTTTGTTTATCGATGGTACCAGTTCTATAGTCATATCGGGAGTTGCTTCAAAACCTTTATTTGATCGTTTTGATGTTTCAAGAGAGAAACTGGCGTATATAATAGATTCTACATCTTCTCCAATTGCATGGTTTATACCGTTTAATGCAGCGGGTGCTTTCTTAATGGCTATGGTTGGAGGTCAAGTTTCAGCTGGTATTATAGAAGTAGACCCAATGACTATGATAATTTCAGCAATGCCATTCCAATTTTATGGAATTTTCTCAATACTAATAGTTGGAGTAGTAATTTTCATAAATAAAGATAGGAAGATAGGAGAAAAACGGTCCATTTGGAATGCAAAGGGAGAGGAATTAGAGCCTTATTCTTCTCAACAGATTTTTCAAGGTAATATTGTAGCAAAAGCTAAAAATATGCTTATTCCATTAGTATTATTAGTGGGTAGTATCTTTGGTATCATGTTAATTACTGGTAAAGGAAACATATTAAAAGGTGATGGGTCTGCAGGGATTTATATTGGTGCTATTCTTACTTTGATTTTAACAGGAGTATATTATATTGTCCAAGGAATAATCAAGGCAGAAACCTACTTGAAATGGGTGCTCAAAGGCATGAGCAATTATTTGGAAGTGACCATGATATTAACCTTAGCTTTTGCTTTTAGTAATCTAGTCAGTCAATTAAAAACAGGTACATTTATTGCTACAATTAGCAGTGGTGTTAATCCAGCCTTTGTTCCTTTCATGATTTTTATTGCAGGTGCATTTATGTCATTTGCCACAGGAACTAGTGGAGGGACAGTGGCAGTATTGATTCCTATTGCAATTCCAATGGCAGCTAATCTAGGTGCAAGCATTCCAATCGTTATTGGAGCCATTATATCAGGTGGTGTATTTGGAGATCATTGTTCTCCAATATCGGACTCAACAATTTTATCATCTATGATTGCTGAAATAGATGTTATGGATCATGTAAAAACGCAAATTCCATATACATTGATATCTGCTGCTTTAGCAGGTGTTGGATTTCTAGCAATTGGAATCATTAGTTAAATATTCTTATGGGGTTTTTCAGAAACTCAAATTTGAATAGTTATTCTTGAATACTATTGAAAGTGGGGATGTTTGCCATATTAATAATGCGAGTTTAGTTTCAAATTCTGCATTTAAAAATATTGAGATACTTGGGTTTAAAGGTAGAAGCTATTAAGACGTTAGAGGGAGGAATTAAAAATGAATATTAAAGAAATATATGAGTATATTGATAAAATAGGATGCGTTTCATTTTCAACAATTGATGATGGGTATGTACAATCTAGGATTGCTCATTTTTTTGCTTTTGATAATGATGGGTTATACTTTAGAACAATGACTGTTAAGCCTTTTTATCACCAGCTTAAGGCAAATGGCAACGTAACTATTTGTGGAATGTATCCATCTACACAGTTATTAGGTCATAATGATAATGGTTCACCAAATTTTACAGCTGGATATACAATAAGGATTACTGGAGATATTAAAGAACTTAGTACAGAGGAAGTTAAATTAAAAGCCAAAAGCAATCCAGATTTTAAAACTGCAACATATGATATAAATAAATACCCTGAAACACGATGTTTTTGTATATATAAAGCAAAAGGAGAAATCTATGATTATGATTTCGAGTTAGAGAAACGTGATCATAAGCTGTTGAGGACAAGATTTTCCTTTGGAGGAATGACTTATAATAATGCAGGGTGCATTATTACTGATAAATGTGTAGGATGTGGAAAATGCCACGAAGTTTGTACTTTTAAGGCAATAGAAAAGGGGTTACCGTATAAAATCAACGAAGAGCGTTGTGATGAATGTGGTTCATGTTATAGGACTTGCCCAGTAGCAGCTATCGAAAAACCGTTAACTTTTTAATTAAAATATTTAGTTACTAGAAAGTGAAAAATGATAGGATGCTTATCAATAAATGTAGTATAAATGCCTTAGAAAAATATTATAAAGTAAATAAATTATAACGTAGTGAGAATATTAAATTTTTTAGTTTATTGACAACTAACTAGTTTAGAGATATAATTTAAATGAACAACGTTCATTTGATATTTTTAGGAGGTATATATTGTCTAGAATAATTGAAAATCCTAGAGAACTAATTTTAAGTGAAGCTAAAAAAATCCTATATAATGAAGCATATTCTAGTATCAGTATCAGAAGAATTGCTAAGGAATGTAATATTGCAGTAGGTACAATATATAATTATTTTCCAACTAAAAAAGAATTAATTATAGAGATGATGACAGACTTTTGGGAGGAATATTTTTATAATATTGAAAGTATAATTAGTTCTGAGGAAGACTTTTATGCAAAACTTAAAAAAATATTCGATAAGCTTTCTGAGTTTATAAAAAGATTTAGAAAGGTTTGGCTGAGTAATGGTATTCATTCTTCGCCTGACTATATAGAAAGCGGTTTAGAAAAACAAGATATTTATATTAATAAGCTGATTACAATCATTGAAGAATTGCTAAAAAAAGAAGTGAATTTTCATAGAGATAAGAGTGTAAAAAAATTGGATATACACAAATTAGCTAGTTTCATCGTTATGAATTTTATCTCAATGATGCAAATGGCATACGTTGACTATAAGTTTTTTGAAAATTTATTAAAAGAGTTAATCAAATAAATCATATCTACAAAAAAAGATATGATTTTAAAATGAACTCCAATGAACAATGTTCATTTGAAAAAAATAATAGAAGAGAGGTGTTTAGTATGAAATATTTTGAGCCGATTTTTGAAATATTTTATTTAGGATCAGTATTTTACATGTCACTTAAGATGATTTTTGCTGGTAAGAACGATAAGCTGATGAGATTATTTGGAGTTATGGGATTTACATTAGGAGCCGGAGATTCATTTCATTTGATACCAAGAATATATGCCTTGTTAACTACTGGGTTAGAAGCAAATGCAGCAGCTTTAGGAATTGGAAAACTTATTACGTCAATTACAATGACCTTGTTTTATGCAATCCTCATTAGAATTTGGGAAATAAGATTTGATAAGAGAGAGAATAAAGGTATTAGAGTGTTTGCAGGAATATTAGTTGTATCAAGAATAATATTAACTCTTATGCCTCAGAACAAATGGACACTATATAATGCTCCATTAAATTGGGGAATATATAGAAATATACCTTTTACACTTTTGGGAGTCTTGATAGTTTATTTGATTTTAAAAGAAGCTGCCAAATATAAAGATGAAACTTTTAAAAAGATTGGAATAGGAATCATAATATCATTTGCATGTTATTTACCAGTTGTTTTATTTGCTAACACATATAGATTAGTTGGAATCCTTATGATTCCTAAAACAATGGCTTATTTATGGATAGTATATATTGGATATAGAGAAATGAATAAGAGAGTAAACTCAACAAACTAACAACAACAGTAATTGAATTTTCTAATGCATTTTCAAACTAGATAGTTCATGTAGGAGGTTTGACGCAATGGATACAGTTAATAAAATTAAACTAACCGTTCCAAAGAGGATACTATTTTTTGAAGCAGCTTTTATTTGGGGATTCGCTGCTAGTAGAATTTTAAAAATTGGATTTACAGGTGTATATACTATCACAAAATTTTACTGGATTAATATATTGATAGGTTTAATTGGATTTTACTTTTTCTATAAAAATGTTTTTTATAAAATGTATTTAAAGCATACAAAGAGAATTGTTAATTCAGAGCAAGATAGACTTTTTGTACTCTCATTTTTTGATATTAAAGGATTTGCTATTATGACATTTATGATTGCATTTGGTATTACTTTAAGAAAGCTTAATTTTGTACCATTATTATACTTGGCAACTTTTTATATCACTTTAGGATTATCATTATTTTCAGCTGCGTTAAGTTTTCTATATTCTGGAGTAAAATATGAATATATGAAAGTAAAATATTGTAATGAAAAAGTTAGTTAAAACGAATGTTTTTCTAATTATATAAACTATCTATTTTTAT from Abyssisolibacter fermentans includes the following:
- a CDS encoding Na+/H+ antiporter NhaC family protein — translated: MELSWVSVVPVLLVIILAFAAKNVFIALLSGIIVSGIILDVKLGTIFTGLNSIYQVFQDDWAVKSILFCLMIGAFVYVIEATGGVNGMVEYLTEKRKLVKSKIGAQLLAYLLGVFLFIDGTSSIVISGVASKPLFDRFDVSREKLAYIIDSTSSPIAWFIPFNAAGAFLMAMVGGQVSAGIIEVDPMTMIISAMPFQFYGIFSILIVGVVIFINKDRKIGEKRSIWNAKGEELEPYSSQQIFQGNIVAKAKNMLIPLVLLVGSIFGIMLITGKGNILKGDGSAGIYIGAILTLILTGVYYIVQGIIKAETYLKWVLKGMSNYLEVTMILTLAFAFSNLVSQLKTGTFIATISSGVNPAFVPFMIFIAGAFMSFATGTSGGTVAVLIPIAIPMAANLGASIPIVIGAIISGGVFGDHCSPISDSTILSSMIAEIDVMDHVKTQIPYTLISAALAGVGFLAIGIIS
- a CDS encoding 4Fe-4S binding protein, which gives rise to MNIKEIYEYIDKIGCVSFSTIDDGYVQSRIAHFFAFDNDGLYFRTMTVKPFYHQLKANGNVTICGMYPSTQLLGHNDNGSPNFTAGYTIRITGDIKELSTEEVKLKAKSNPDFKTATYDINKYPETRCFCIYKAKGEIYDYDFELEKRDHKLLRTRFSFGGMTYNNAGCIITDKCVGCGKCHEVCTFKAIEKGLPYKINEERCDECGSCYRTCPVAAIEKPLTF
- a CDS encoding TetR/AcrR family transcriptional regulator produces the protein MSRIIENPRELILSEAKKILYNEAYSSISIRRIAKECNIAVGTIYNYFPTKKELIIEMMTDFWEEYFYNIESIISSEEDFYAKLKKIFDKLSEFIKRFRKVWLSNGIHSSPDYIESGLEKQDIYINKLITIIEELLKKEVNFHRDKSVKKLDIHKLASFIVMNFISMMQMAYVDYKFFENLLKELIK